A single Garra rufa chromosome 9, GarRuf1.0, whole genome shotgun sequence DNA region contains:
- the LOC141343071 gene encoding probable 2-ketogluconate reductase has product MLQCCTWQMSSRLVQATSRLRSTVTQMVMEKPCILANTLGAPRGIYKCFEPCIEKHLTIIPYERFVQRKEDFADKIQAVFLWGPSGIKVDKKLLESLPNLKAVVNGGVGLNHLDIPLINSFGVKVYNNPGIVDNATADIGMSLMLASARRIVDGHNFSKFRESDYYPESSLGTDVSGATLGIIGMGRIGYKIAKRAQGFEMKILYHNRNRRPESEERAVGATYCASLKELLQRSDFVMVVVNLSPETHKLIGAKEFAMMKPNSTLINICRGLVVDQDALVDALQKKMIRAAALDVTYPEPLPRDHPLLSFPNVIVLPHVGTHTMETSQRMVERMVTNALAAITEGQLPDEVKA; this is encoded by the exons ATGCTGCAGTGTTGCACTTGGCAAATGTCAAGCAGACTTGTTCAGGCAACATCCAGACTACGATCGACTGTCACACAAATG GTTATGGAAAAACCATGCATATTAGCCAACACACTTGGAGCACCCAGAGGCATCTACAAGTGTTTTGAACCTTGTATCGAGAAACACTTAACTATAATCCCATATGAGAGGTTTGTACAGAGGAAAGAAGACTTCGCTGACAAAATCCAGGCGGTGTTTCTGTGGGGTCCCAGCGGTATTAAAGTTGACAAAAAACTGTTAGAGTCTTTGCCTAACCTCAAAGCTGTTGTTAATGGTGGGGTAGGATTAAACCACCTTGATATTCCTCTGATCAATAGCTTTGGAGTCAAAGTTTACAACAATCCTGGCATAGTGGATAATGCCACTGCAGATATTGGCATGAGTTTGATGTTGGCATCTGCAAGGAGGATTGTTGATG GGCACAATTTTTCCAAGTTCAGGGAATCTGATTATTATCCAGAGTCCTCTCTGGGTACTGATGTTAGCGGGGCCACCCTGGGCATCATCGGGATGGGTAGAATAGGGTACAAGATAGCCAAAAGAGCTCAAGGGTTTGAGATGAAAATCCTTTACCACAATAGGAATCGAAG GCCTGAGAGTGAAGAGAGAGCAGTTGGGGCCACATATTGTGCAAGCTTAAAGGAACTGTTACAGAGGTCAGACTTCGTCATGGTGGTGGTCAATCTGTCGCCTGAGACGCACAAACTGATTGGTGCCAAAGAGTTTGCCATGATGAAACCCAATAGCACTCTTATCAACATTTGCAGAG GCTTGGTAGTGGACCAGGACGCTTTAGTGGATGCTCTCCAGAAGAAAATGATACGAGCTGCTGCTTTAGATGTCACGTATCCCGAACCACTTCCCAG GGACCATCCCCTGCTGTCCTTTCCAAATGTCATCGTCCTGCCCCATGTAGGAACCCACACCATGGAGACCTCACAGAGGATGGTGGAGAGGATGGTGACCAATGCCTTGGCTGCTATAACTGAAGGCCAGCTTCCTGATGAAGTCAAGGCATAG